In Mycobacterium stomatepiae, the following are encoded in one genomic region:
- a CDS encoding aromatic/alkene monooxygenase hydroxylase subunit beta yields the protein MTTAAPRRLKTWSIAGDARRRPTEYEVVTGGFHYHFNRKPAPFDLDPNTAINRWYLEHREGSALQADDWEGFRDPAALNYRRYIALQHDREIYAEGLVDHYEALDHDQHLEPEWVAVLERLYVPARFAFHVLQITGLYLGQLAPSADITNAAFFQAAHELRALQWIAYRAKSLSLTHGAQLANSEATRRIWELDEAWQPAREALERLLLAYDWGEAFTALNLVIKPTLDALFKESLAELAAEHGDGLTAALLQESRVDSVRSQAWSAELARYSVTVNAANHDVLAGWQAKWQPLADRAADGLAAIFAAAPHPSDPVAIRAQVTASVSRFQSSLQR from the coding sequence ATGACCACCGCGGCACCGCGACGACTCAAGACCTGGAGCATTGCCGGAGACGCCCGGCGCAGGCCCACCGAATATGAAGTCGTCACGGGCGGCTTTCACTATCACTTCAACCGCAAGCCCGCGCCGTTCGATCTGGATCCCAATACGGCGATCAACCGCTGGTACCTCGAACACCGTGAAGGGTCCGCGCTGCAGGCCGATGACTGGGAAGGTTTTCGTGACCCGGCCGCACTGAACTACCGGCGATACATCGCACTACAGCACGACCGCGAGATCTACGCCGAGGGACTGGTCGACCACTACGAAGCGCTCGATCACGACCAACACCTCGAGCCCGAATGGGTCGCGGTGCTCGAGCGTCTCTATGTTCCCGCCCGGTTCGCCTTTCACGTTCTGCAGATAACCGGCCTTTATCTCGGCCAGCTCGCGCCTAGCGCCGATATCACCAATGCGGCGTTCTTTCAGGCCGCCCACGAGTTGCGTGCGTTGCAGTGGATCGCCTATCGGGCCAAGTCATTATCGTTGACTCATGGCGCACAGCTGGCCAATTCCGAAGCGACACGGCGCATTTGGGAACTCGATGAGGCCTGGCAGCCGGCACGGGAAGCGTTGGAACGGTTGCTGCTGGCCTACGACTGGGGTGAGGCGTTCACCGCATTGAACCTGGTGATCAAGCCGACCCTTGACGCCCTGTTCAAGGAGTCGCTGGCCGAGTTGGCGGCGGAGCACGGTGACGGGCTGACGGCGGCGCTGTTGCAGGAATCTCGGGTGGACAGCGTGCGCAGTCAAGCCTGGTCTGCCGAGCTGGCCCGCTACAGCGTCACCGTCAATGCCGCCAACCACGATGTCCTGGCCGGCTGGCAGGCCAAATGGCAACCGCTGGCCGACCGCGCGGCCGACGGGCTCGCCGCAATCTTTGCCGCGGCACCACATCCGAGCGACCCCGTCGCCATCCGTGCGCAGGTCACGGCGTCGGTGTCGAGGTTCCAGTCCTCCTTGCAGCGATAA
- a CDS encoding lipoyl domain-containing protein, with product MADFVIRIPRVSDAVAEAELTGLLVDAGEHVEAGTPIYVIATEKVEQEIEAGASGTVRWTGQVGTIYEIGAEIGFITS from the coding sequence ATGGCTGACTTCGTTATTCGCATCCCCCGGGTGTCGGACGCGGTGGCCGAAGCAGAGCTCACCGGGTTGCTCGTCGACGCCGGCGAGCACGTCGAGGCGGGCACCCCGATCTACGTGATCGCCACCGAGAAGGTGGAACAGGAAATCGAAGCCGGAGCATCCGGCACCGTGCGGTGGACGGGCCAGGTCGGAACCATCTATGAAATCGGCGCCGAAATCGGCTTCATCACTTCATAA
- a CDS encoding DAPG hydrolase family protein: MADDLYLGYRSDDVNTPFGKFFNPEMAALPTHVVQALQHGPQGGMALVAFEAAATVAEAGYQQTENGYGVLDDGSYQVSVRTDMPGVTPTMWSWWFGWHGSDTRRYKLWHPRAHLSAAWKDGLHDDQDTGRRGAQRYIGRWSLISEYIGSTMLNGAIQFVDPATMNCPPDSADAVAICARLGASDAPVDVGWFIHHVRSTPNGSEMRSRFWMGGPHIAVRNAPGVASMAVRPIASRILGNPEANARNLLVHCAQEMNHLASFLPELYAAFGDE, from the coding sequence ATGGCCGACGATCTGTACCTCGGATATCGCAGCGACGACGTCAACACGCCGTTCGGTAAATTCTTTAATCCCGAAATGGCCGCGTTGCCAACACATGTCGTCCAAGCGCTGCAGCATGGCCCGCAAGGTGGGATGGCGCTGGTGGCGTTCGAAGCCGCCGCGACCGTCGCCGAGGCAGGCTATCAGCAGACCGAGAACGGCTACGGAGTTCTCGACGACGGCAGCTATCAGGTGTCGGTGCGCACCGACATGCCCGGCGTGACGCCGACGATGTGGTCCTGGTGGTTCGGCTGGCATGGCAGCGACACCCGCCGCTACAAGCTGTGGCACCCGCGGGCGCACCTGTCCGCGGCGTGGAAGGACGGCTTGCACGACGATCAAGACACCGGCCGCCGAGGCGCCCAGCGCTACATCGGCCGCTGGTCGCTGATCAGCGAATACATCGGCTCGACCATGCTCAATGGTGCAATCCAATTCGTCGACCCGGCGACGATGAACTGTCCACCCGACAGCGCGGATGCGGTAGCGATCTGCGCCCGGCTTGGCGCCAGTGACGCCCCGGTAGACGTCGGATGGTTCATCCATCACGTCCGCTCGACGCCGAACGGATCCGAAATGCGGTCCCGCTTTTGGATGGGCGGCCCACACATCGCCGTTCGCAACGCTCCCGGTGTCGCCTCGATGGCCGTGCGCCCCATCGCGTCTCGCATCCTCGGCAACCCTGAGGCCAACGCCCGGAATCTGCTCGTGCACTGCGCGCAGGAGATGAACCACCTGGCCAGCTTCCTACCGGAGCTCTACGCCGCCTTCGGCGACGAGTGA
- a CDS encoding toluene-4-monooxygenase system B family protein produces the protein MSLLPLTALFAGDVLELLIPVDDGDTVEQVGKQVAHHVVGRRVARRDAPIRVRHDGRILAPEAIIGASGVQPLDHLEVFYGD, from the coding sequence GTGTCGCTACTTCCTTTGACCGCGCTATTCGCGGGCGACGTACTCGAGCTGTTGATCCCGGTGGACGACGGCGACACAGTCGAACAGGTCGGCAAACAAGTCGCCCACCATGTGGTGGGGCGCCGCGTCGCTCGACGCGACGCTCCCATTCGGGTCCGCCACGACGGACGGATCCTGGCCCCGGAAGCCATCATTGGCGCCTCGGGTGTGCAGCCGCTGGACCATCTCGAGGTCTTCTACGGTGACTGA
- a CDS encoding IclR family transcriptional regulator, whose translation MPPTEPTAPTNRDEGIQVLRRAAAALDEIAAEPGQLRLVDLGERLGLAKSTARRLLVGLVEVGLAGVDAQGHFSLGERLLGFGSAAGAHVSAIFRPTIERVARATDGETVDLSVLRGQRMWFVDQIESSHRLRAVSAVGVRFPLEVTANGKAALAALNEADAEAVISRFGPPVTDRLRRETAEIRRTGIAFDRGEHTPGISAAAIARRTAGDNVVAISVPAPTERFLEKEERIIAALRTATDSPAWTR comes from the coding sequence GTGCCGCCCACGGAACCCACAGCGCCCACGAATCGCGACGAAGGAATCCAGGTGCTGCGGCGTGCCGCCGCCGCATTGGACGAGATCGCCGCCGAGCCGGGCCAGCTTCGACTGGTCGACCTGGGAGAGCGACTCGGACTGGCCAAATCAACGGCGCGACGCCTGCTGGTCGGCTTGGTGGAGGTCGGGCTGGCCGGTGTGGATGCGCAGGGCCATTTCTCGCTCGGCGAGCGCTTGCTGGGTTTTGGCAGTGCCGCCGGAGCACACGTCTCGGCGATCTTCCGTCCGACGATCGAACGGGTGGCGCGCGCGACCGACGGCGAAACGGTCGACTTGTCCGTGTTGCGTGGCCAGCGAATGTGGTTTGTCGACCAGATCGAATCGTCGCACCGGCTCCGCGCGGTGTCCGCAGTCGGTGTCCGATTCCCGCTGGAGGTGACCGCCAACGGCAAGGCGGCGCTGGCAGCACTGAACGAGGCGGACGCCGAGGCCGTAATTTCCCGGTTCGGTCCCCCGGTGACCGACCGGTTGCGCCGCGAGACCGCCGAGATCCGGCGCACCGGGATCGCTTTCGACCGCGGGGAACACACCCCCGGGATTTCGGCAGCCGCGATCGCGCGACGGACCGCGGGCGACAACGTCGTCGCCATCTCGGTGCCGGCACCGACCGAGCGCTTCCTGGAGAAAGAGGAGCGCATCATCGCAGCATTGCGCACGGCGACCGATTCACCGGCGTGGACTCGTTGA
- a CDS encoding ferritin family protein, producing MPKLLRNDWYDLARDTNWTFRYVTEQEVFPEGLSGTHRVPAEGWLKWDEPYKISYREYVHNQVTKDTTTYSLKNTVSRSKLFDTLDPGWKSVFVAHYGAITMPEYLASIAEARMGRFGRAAAWRNTATFGTLDEVRHGQIQAFFPYGLLDKEPRGDWALKAFHTNDWIILAVRYLFDDMFVANDAASIALQLTFTLETGFTNLQFLGMAADAIDVGDLEFGALISSIQTDEARHAQQGEPTIKVLIENGEKEWGQFLIDHMFWRSWRIFALLTGLSMDYYTPLESRRMSFKEFIEDWVVKQFADQFRDFGLDYPWYWEEFINELTWYHHAIHLGVWYYRPTVWWNPDAGVSEAERLWLEEKYPGWNRDFGRNWDVITENVRNGDIAATLPETLPITCNLCQLPVVRSAGVTRGAHADAAPLTHVHNGRKYLFCSEPCRWIFVQRPDRFAGHQSLIDRVLSGEISPPDLATVLQYMGLSPEEQGHDADNYAWAQER from the coding sequence ATGCCCAAACTATTGCGCAACGACTGGTATGACCTGGCGCGAGACACCAACTGGACCTTCCGCTACGTGACCGAGCAGGAGGTGTTTCCCGAAGGCCTCTCGGGAACCCACCGGGTGCCCGCGGAGGGTTGGCTGAAATGGGACGAGCCCTACAAGATCAGTTATCGCGAGTACGTGCACAACCAGGTCACGAAAGACACCACCACATATTCGCTGAAAAACACCGTCAGCCGTTCCAAGCTGTTCGACACGCTCGATCCCGGATGGAAATCGGTGTTCGTTGCCCACTACGGCGCGATCACTATGCCCGAATATCTCGCCTCGATCGCCGAGGCCCGAATGGGACGGTTCGGCCGCGCCGCGGCTTGGCGCAATACCGCCACGTTCGGCACCCTTGACGAGGTCCGGCACGGCCAGATTCAGGCGTTCTTTCCCTACGGATTACTGGATAAGGAGCCGCGCGGAGACTGGGCGCTCAAGGCCTTTCACACCAACGACTGGATCATCCTGGCTGTGCGCTACCTGTTCGACGACATGTTCGTCGCCAACGACGCCGCGTCGATCGCGCTGCAGTTGACCTTCACCCTCGAAACCGGGTTCACCAACCTGCAATTCCTCGGCATGGCCGCCGATGCGATCGACGTGGGCGACCTGGAGTTCGGCGCCCTGATCTCGTCGATCCAAACCGATGAAGCCAGACACGCCCAACAGGGCGAGCCCACGATCAAAGTTCTCATCGAGAACGGCGAAAAGGAATGGGGTCAGTTCCTGATCGACCACATGTTCTGGCGCTCATGGCGAATCTTTGCGCTGCTCACCGGATTGTCGATGGATTACTACACGCCGCTGGAAAGCCGCCGGATGTCGTTCAAGGAATTCATCGAAGACTGGGTGGTCAAGCAGTTCGCGGACCAATTCCGCGATTTCGGCCTGGACTACCCCTGGTACTGGGAGGAGTTCATTAACGAGCTGACCTGGTACCACCACGCCATTCACCTGGGGGTGTGGTACTACCGCCCGACGGTGTGGTGGAACCCGGACGCCGGTGTCTCGGAGGCCGAACGACTCTGGCTGGAGGAGAAATACCCCGGCTGGAACCGCGATTTCGGCCGGAACTGGGACGTCATCACCGAGAATGTCCGCAACGGAGACATCGCGGCGACGCTGCCCGAGACGTTGCCGATCACCTGCAACCTGTGCCAATTGCCGGTGGTTCGTTCGGCGGGAGTCACCCGTGGCGCGCATGCCGACGCCGCGCCACTGACGCACGTCCATAACGGGCGCAAGTACCTGTTCTGCTCCGAGCCGTGCCGGTGGATCTTCGTGCAACGGCCCGACCGGTTCGCCGGGCACCAGTCGCTGATCGATCGCGTGCTCTCCGGCGAGATCAGCCCACCCGACCTCGCCACGGTGCTGCAGTACATGGGTCTGTCACCCGAAGAACAGGGCCACGACGCCGACAACTACGCCTGGGCGCAGGAACGCTGA
- a CDS encoding ANTAR domain-containing protein, translated as MANWVPAQTSGGPNSSRILDTARGIIIGLRRCRSETAFDELHTAGLRHKVPVFAMAWALVHLAGEGEKTSSFIEAQSAARHEWGQLFRGAAALSC; from the coding sequence ATGGCGAACTGGGTTCCCGCACAGACTTCGGGCGGTCCGAACTCCAGCCGCATTCTCGACACTGCGCGGGGGATCATCATCGGGCTTCGCCGGTGCCGCTCGGAGACGGCCTTCGACGAACTGCACACGGCGGGATTGCGGCACAAGGTTCCGGTATTCGCGATGGCATGGGCGCTGGTACACCTCGCAGGCGAGGGCGAAAAGACATCCAGTTTCATCGAGGCACAGTCGGCTGCACGCCACGAGTGGGGCCAACTGTTCCGGGGAGCGGCAGCACTGAGCTGCTGA
- a CDS encoding DUF4407 domain-containing protein: MGAHEPIEPRSAVSRVAGILAWLGGGHWRELGERHERSTHAVAGAVVLLGAALAWLVAALAVNASARWPLIAVLAVTLAFGLLVGAVTRGIASGPHRGWPGIAGRVVVAVAVGVVVGELAALVVFAHSIDHGLEDRALATADSAPAVAQASATLRQTRTARGGLDDAVTQARNDQDNALVVARCEYHPSPACPQTRITGDPGTGPETRTANQLLADAQRELDGALAARDRQAPELDATISREERAVSAARQRVLADAGPGGLGARWMAMNDLTLASVGALTLRLLTIAFFVLVYLLPLILRLWRGETTHDRHASARAERERAELEADTAIAIKRAEVRREAEILWAEHQLTQARLAIEAQTEIDREQQRRRVTAAIEGTQPAASVRTFEPVQEDVYLPIAAAAEAASRAIAELPSGAPDSETPQEAQNLPAPVEPAGGGEPHDERAAPSIPSLPDATRAAARWIRPLVPPFVARAIDNTTAPLRTARHVFEEVEEITFALRRTRKVTFDAESSEAGEQSSRSSTPTEARSGRITSSREQHETDEHPAQRLERRSSLRLSVKDADDLPLGPADSDRTQELTGREGPRQLRPPDGPRQLPPGK, translated from the coding sequence ATGGGCGCCCACGAACCAATTGAGCCGCGCTCAGCCGTCTCCCGGGTCGCGGGGATACTCGCCTGGCTTGGCGGGGGACACTGGCGCGAACTAGGGGAACGTCACGAGCGGTCCACCCACGCCGTCGCGGGCGCAGTGGTGCTGCTCGGAGCGGCGCTGGCCTGGCTGGTAGCGGCGTTGGCGGTCAACGCGTCGGCCCGCTGGCCGCTGATCGCCGTCCTCGCGGTGACGCTGGCCTTCGGTCTGCTGGTCGGGGCGGTGACGCGCGGCATCGCGAGCGGCCCCCACCGGGGTTGGCCCGGCATCGCGGGGCGCGTCGTCGTCGCGGTGGCAGTCGGCGTCGTCGTCGGCGAACTCGCCGCTCTCGTCGTGTTTGCCCACTCGATCGATCACGGTCTCGAGGATCGCGCGCTGGCGACGGCCGATTCAGCGCCCGCGGTCGCACAGGCGTCGGCGACACTGCGTCAGACGCGTACCGCGCGCGGCGGGCTCGACGACGCGGTCACCCAGGCCCGCAACGACCAGGACAACGCCCTGGTCGTTGCCCGTTGCGAATACCACCCCAGCCCGGCGTGCCCACAGACCCGCATCACCGGCGATCCCGGTACCGGGCCCGAAACCCGAACCGCCAACCAGCTTCTCGCCGATGCGCAGCGAGAGCTCGACGGTGCGTTGGCGGCTCGCGACCGCCAGGCACCCGAATTGGACGCGACGATTTCCCGCGAAGAGCGGGCCGTCAGCGCTGCCCGCCAGCGCGTGCTCGCCGATGCCGGACCGGGCGGCCTCGGTGCCCGCTGGATGGCGATGAACGACCTCACCCTCGCCAGCGTCGGCGCGCTGACGTTGCGGCTGCTGACGATCGCGTTCTTCGTGTTGGTCTACTTGCTTCCCTTGATCCTGCGGCTGTGGCGGGGCGAGACCACCCACGATCGCCACGCGAGCGCACGCGCCGAGCGTGAGCGCGCCGAACTCGAAGCGGACACCGCGATCGCGATCAAGCGGGCCGAAGTTCGCCGCGAAGCCGAAATCCTATGGGCCGAGCACCAACTCACCCAGGCCCGACTTGCCATCGAGGCCCAAACCGAAATCGACCGTGAGCAGCAACGCCGTCGCGTTACCGCAGCCATCGAGGGTACGCAGCCTGCGGCGTCGGTGCGGACCTTCGAGCCGGTGCAGGAAGATGTCTACCTGCCGATCGCTGCCGCGGCCGAGGCAGCCAGTCGGGCTATCGCCGAATTGCCTTCCGGTGCACCGGATTCCGAGACACCGCAGGAGGCGCAGAATCTCCCGGCGCCGGTCGAACCGGCCGGTGGCGGTGAACCGCACGACGAGCGCGCCGCGCCGTCGATCCCGTCGCTGCCCGATGCGACCAGGGCCGCCGCCCGCTGGATTCGCCCTCTGGTGCCGCCATTCGTCGCGCGGGCCATCGATAACACGACCGCACCACTGCGCACCGCGCGCCACGTGTTCGAAGAGGTCGAGGAGATCACGTTCGCACTCAGGCGCACGCGCAAGGTCACGTTCGACGCCGAGAGTTCCGAGGCCGGCGAGCAATCGTCGCGGTCGTCGACGCCCACTGAGGCGCGCAGCGGGCGGATCACCTCCTCGCGCGAGCAGCACGAGACCGACGAGCACCCCGCGCAGCGACTGGAACGGCGCTCCTCGTTGCGACTCTCGGTCAAAGACGCCGACGACCTACCGCTCGGGCCGGCGGACAGCGATCGCACGCAGGAGTTGACGGGACGCGAGGGCCCGCGCCAGCTTCGCCCGCCCGACGGTCCCCGCCAGCTTCCGCCCGGGAAATAG
- a CDS encoding Rieske 2Fe-2S domain-containing protein: MTDGAPGRAADWKVVATIDDLWEGDVGEFYADGLPILLVHLRSGEIRAFAGACPHAGFPLADGDVDGGVLTCSAHSWEFDLDTGAGLNPDNCQLMRYQVRRDGDLIAVAVPQNGVKT, encoded by the coding sequence GTGACTGACGGCGCGCCTGGCCGGGCAGCCGACTGGAAAGTCGTGGCGACCATCGACGACCTCTGGGAGGGGGATGTCGGCGAGTTCTACGCCGACGGTCTGCCAATCCTCTTGGTGCACTTGCGCAGCGGTGAAATACGCGCATTCGCCGGTGCCTGCCCGCATGCGGGGTTCCCGCTGGCCGACGGCGACGTCGACGGCGGAGTGCTGACTTGCTCGGCGCACAGCTGGGAATTCGACCTCGACACCGGCGCGGGGCTCAATCCGGACAACTGCCAGCTGATGCGCTACCAGGTTCGCCGCGATGGCGACCTCATCGCGGTGGCGGTACCTCAGAACGGAGTAAAAACATAA
- a CDS encoding MarR family winged helix-turn-helix transcriptional regulator — protein MSTTQLRVLGWLYVGPPPTPRGTALARELNVADPTVSDAVAALLRKKLVERRRDPRDGRSQQLVLTPLGRRTAATVARWTAPAEVAASRLERADVEALLDTLIKLLGKLHDADLVPVSRACSTCVQLEILDAQHRNYWCKFYDTPLPVNELCVDCVDHVAIPSR, from the coding sequence CTGTCCACCACGCAGCTACGAGTACTCGGATGGCTTTATGTTGGGCCGCCACCGACGCCACGTGGCACCGCGCTGGCCCGCGAACTCAACGTCGCTGATCCCACCGTGAGCGATGCCGTCGCCGCACTGCTGCGCAAGAAATTGGTGGAGCGCCGCCGTGATCCCCGCGACGGTCGCAGTCAGCAGCTGGTCCTGACACCGTTGGGCCGCCGGACTGCCGCGACGGTGGCCCGGTGGACGGCGCCGGCCGAGGTCGCAGCGTCGCGACTCGAACGCGCCGACGTCGAAGCACTATTGGACACACTGATAAAGCTGCTCGGGAAACTGCACGACGCCGACCTGGTTCCGGTCAGCCGGGCCTGCAGCACGTGCGTCCAGCTGGAAATCCTGGACGCACAACACCGCAACTACTGGTGCAAGTTCTACGACACTCCCCTGCCGGTCAACGAGCTGTGCGTCGACTGTGTCGACCACGTCGCTATCCCGAGCCGTTAA
- a CDS encoding mycofactocin-coupled SDR family oxidoreductase, whose amino-acid sequence MGRVAGKVAVISGAARGQGRSHARMLAAEGADIIAVDLCADIDTNEYPLARPEDLDETARLVEKEGQRAVTAIADVRDRIALSAAIDEGVAELGHLDIVVANAGICPLTAGLPPKAFADAVDVDLVGVLNLVHASLKHLQAGASIIVIGSNAAFMSSMNTTGIDGGPGGAGYAFAKLAAGHYVNDFARTLAPFSIRMNAVHPTNVNTDMLHSPPMYRAFRPDLKEPTREDAEPIFPFVQAMPIPYVEPEDISEAVLFLASDAARYITGQQLRVDGGGFLKVKPWSGA is encoded by the coding sequence ATGGGCAGAGTAGCGGGCAAGGTAGCCGTGATCAGCGGCGCCGCACGGGGTCAGGGGCGGTCGCACGCGCGGATGCTGGCCGCCGAGGGAGCCGACATCATCGCGGTCGATCTCTGCGCGGACATCGACACCAATGAATACCCGCTGGCCCGCCCGGAGGACCTGGACGAAACCGCGCGGCTGGTCGAAAAGGAAGGGCAGCGCGCCGTCACCGCCATCGCCGATGTACGCGATCGGATAGCGCTATCGGCCGCGATCGACGAGGGTGTCGCCGAACTCGGGCACCTCGATATCGTGGTCGCCAACGCGGGTATCTGCCCGCTCACCGCGGGTCTGCCGCCGAAGGCGTTCGCCGACGCCGTGGACGTGGATCTGGTCGGCGTGCTCAACCTCGTGCACGCCAGCCTCAAACACCTGCAAGCCGGCGCGTCGATCATCGTGATCGGTTCCAACGCGGCATTCATGTCGTCGATGAACACCACCGGCATCGACGGCGGCCCCGGCGGGGCCGGGTATGCCTTCGCGAAACTTGCCGCAGGACACTATGTTAACGACTTCGCCCGGACGCTGGCCCCGTTTTCCATCCGGATGAACGCGGTGCATCCGACCAACGTCAACACCGACATGTTGCACAGCCCACCGATGTACCGGGCGTTCCGGCCCGACTTGAAGGAGCCGACCCGCGAGGATGCCGAGCCGATCTTCCCGTTCGTCCAGGCGATGCCGATCCCCTACGTCGAACCCGAGGACATCAGCGAGGCGGTGCTGTTCCTCGCCTCCGACGCCGCGCGCTACATCACCGGACAGCAGCTGCGCGTCGACGGCGGCGGCTTCCTCAAGGTCAAGCCATGGTCGGGCGCGTGA
- a CDS encoding MmoB/DmpM family protein has protein sequence MTSSIEERKLVGPIVRGFDPDIVVALTEAIELDNPGAEIVIEDHAGYVRIHAAWFLKVTRASLESVAGQPIPLASLEPAIAGFAGRMRYVGDDELHWYLERKD, from the coding sequence ATAACATCGTCGATCGAAGAGCGCAAGCTTGTCGGACCCATTGTGCGAGGTTTCGACCCCGACATCGTCGTGGCTCTAACGGAGGCGATCGAGCTCGACAACCCCGGAGCCGAGATTGTCATCGAAGACCATGCCGGCTACGTGCGTATCCACGCCGCGTGGTTTCTCAAAGTCACCCGTGCAAGTTTGGAATCGGTTGCTGGACAACCAATTCCACTGGCATCACTAGAGCCCGCCATCGCAGGATTTGCCGGGCGGATGCGATATGTCGGCGATGACGAACTGCATTGGTACCTGGAACGGAAGGACTGA
- a CDS encoding enoyl-CoA hydratase-related protein, which yields MDLNETRERIIYQKDGPIAKITLNWPEKANAQDQKLAEEVDAALADADRDYDIKVLVLKANGKGFCSGHAIGNNAVDYPSFVENAMVTGHPWKAQSDLFVKPTLNLWEFSKPTIAQVHGYCVGGGTHMGLTTDIVIAADDAYFSYPPLQGFGMPSGECSIEPWVFMNWRRAAYYLFTAEVIDAKKALEVGLVNEVVKRDDLDARVDAIARHIAQAPLTTLMLTKANLKRAWELMGMRVHWQSSNDLVALASISKDVQQLIQTVFKDKVLPSEHARRQAAAAAQTDGAAAT from the coding sequence GTGGACCTCAACGAGACTCGCGAGCGCATCATCTACCAGAAAGACGGTCCGATCGCGAAGATCACCCTGAACTGGCCAGAGAAGGCCAACGCCCAAGACCAGAAACTGGCCGAGGAAGTCGATGCCGCGCTGGCCGACGCCGACCGCGACTACGACATCAAGGTTTTGGTGCTCAAGGCCAACGGCAAGGGCTTCTGCTCCGGGCACGCGATCGGCAACAACGCCGTCGACTATCCGTCCTTCGTGGAGAACGCGATGGTGACGGGCCACCCGTGGAAGGCGCAGTCGGATCTGTTCGTCAAGCCGACCCTGAACCTATGGGAGTTCTCCAAGCCCACCATCGCCCAGGTACACGGCTACTGCGTGGGCGGGGGCACCCACATGGGCCTGACCACCGACATCGTCATCGCGGCCGACGACGCCTACTTCTCCTATCCGCCCCTGCAGGGATTCGGGATGCCCTCGGGTGAATGTTCGATCGAGCCTTGGGTGTTCATGAACTGGCGCCGCGCCGCGTACTACCTGTTCACCGCCGAGGTGATCGACGCCAAGAAGGCGCTGGAGGTCGGCCTCGTCAACGAGGTCGTCAAGCGGGATGACCTGGACGCCCGCGTGGACGCGATCGCCCGCCACATCGCCCAGGCACCGTTGACCACCCTGATGCTCACCAAGGCCAACCTCAAGCGGGCCTGGGAGCTAATGGGCATGCGGGTGCACTGGCAGAGCTCCAACGATCTCGTCGCCCTGGCCTCGATCAGCAAGGACGTGCAGCAGCTGATTCAGACCGTGTTCAAGGACAAGGTGCTGCCGTCCGAGCACGCCCGGCGCCAAGCCGCGGCCGCCGCCCAAACCGACGGCGCCGCAGCGACGTAG